The sequence TTTCAGAGGCTGCTTGATGCCTTCTCAGCCATAAGCTTCGTCAACTTGAACTCGCTCTGTGTTTGGGAGTGCGAAGGTTGGCCTCCACCTTTCGATTGCCCGATGCCGACGACGACGCCGGCATCGGGCTTCTCGCGGCTCAGCCGAGGTCCTCATAGGTGACGTAGGCCATCATGCCAGTCGCCATATGATAGAGATGATGGCAATGCAGTGGCCACGTCCCGGGGTTGTTGGCGTCGAAGACGATCGTCATCGAGGCTCCCGGGGGGATCAGCACGGTATCGCGAACCGCGCCGGCCAGCTTCGCGCCGTTGATGGCGGTGACCTGGAAATGATGGCCGTGCAGGTGCATCGGATGCGACATCATCGATGCGTTGCGCATGGTGATCTCGATACGTTGCCGGCGGCGTGCACGCAGCGCGCCGCCGCCATCGATCGCCCACGCATAGCCCTGCATCTGTCCGGTCAGCGTTAGCGTGAAACTGCGGTCCGCGGGCTTCACCTCCAGAGGATGGCGCGCGCGCAGTCGCTGCTCGAGATCGGCCCCGACGATCGGACCGGCCTGGTCACCGGCCGTGGCGACGCGCTTTACGGTGGATCCGGGCGTAGCCATGATCACGCCCGTTCGTTCGGCAGCGCCCTCGCGCAGCGCAAGGACGGGATACGCGCCTTCGCCCGTCGGCAGCGAGAGAGAGATGTCGAGGCGTTGCCCCATGCTGACCGGGAAGGTCGAACCCATGATCGGTTCGACATCCTGGCCGTCGACCGCGAGAAGTGTTCCCTTGAGCGCGCCGGTATCGATCGTAAAGCCCGTCGCGGTTGCGCCGTTGATGATGCGAAGGCGAACGCGACCGCCCTTTTCCACACGCACGATTTCGGGGTCGTCGAGCGTCCGCTCATTGGCGAGATAGGCATCGTAGTCGATGTCGTTGAGGTCCATTCCGGCCATCTGCATGCCAGGCATTGCCCCCATCGACATCTTGCCCATGTCGCCGTGCCCCATCCCGGAGTGGCTCATCATCGACATGCCGGCCATATCGCCTGATTTCTTCGCCACGTCATGGCCTTGGCCTTGCTGCAACCGCGCGAGCAGTTCTTCGACGGGCGTGAAAGAGAAATCGTGCAGGAGGATGACGACCTCCTGCTCGTCGCGCGCCAGATCGGCGGCCCGGCGGACGATGAGCGGGGCTGCGAGCAGATTCTGCTCCTGCAGCGTGTGGGCGTGCATCCAGTGCGTCCCGCCATCGCCGACGGGGAACGTGTAGCGATGACTGGTTGCCGGTTTGAGCAATGGCGAGGGATTGTCCGGCACGCCGTCCGCCTGCCACGGCGGCGTCAGCCCGTGCCAGTGAATGAGCGTCGGTTGACCGATCTCGTTCGTAAGCTCGACGTCGAAAAGTGCCTCCGCATCCAATGTCAGGCCATGCGTGCCATTGGGTTGCATGAGGCCGAAGACGC comes from Afipia sp. P52-10 and encodes:
- a CDS encoding multicopper oxidase family protein, whose protein sequence is MNRRSFLNTMMSGAAALGTGALARPAIGWAQAQAGRSPTKLAAASRTIEVNGRAARVFGLMQPNGTHGLTLDAEALFDVELTNEIGQPTLIHWHGLTPPWQADGVPDNPSPLLKPATSHRYTFPVGDGGTHWMHAHTLQEQNLLAAPLIVRRAADLARDEQEVVILLHDFSFTPVEELLARLQQGQGHDVAKKSGDMAGMSMMSHSGMGHGDMGKMSMGAMPGMQMAGMDLNDIDYDAYLANERTLDDPEIVRVEKGGRVRLRIINGATATGFTIDTGALKGTLLAVDGQDVEPIMGSTFPVSMGQRLDISLSLPTGEGAYPVLALREGAAERTGVIMATPGSTVKRVATAGDQAGPIVGADLEQRLRARHPLEVKPADRSFTLTLTGQMQGYAWAIDGGGALRARRRQRIEITMRNASMMSHPMHLHGHHFQVTAINGAKLAGAVRDTVLIPPGASMTIVFDANNPGTWPLHCHHLYHMATGMMAYVTYEDLG